The Triticum aestivum cultivar Chinese Spring chromosome 7B, IWGSC CS RefSeq v2.1, whole genome shotgun sequence genome window below encodes:
- the LOC123158199 gene encoding uncharacterized protein, translating to MRCHTTVDRRRLYSHAASKVEGEGAAGMDLVKLLASSHRYRSHAPCRLHHRCTSIGVVQGLSSTTTTAPALRLCLPISSPAAAASSSSPFAPNPQSSHELPPQHPPGGSPRRPYNALVGALFAVSARRGVRWKPEPGRSAATSGRQGEARWCSLWSPARPPQGRGPGEAAAYDSVGGCSVWREVTRSREGNGRIRAPVRPDCHAGPWRSDQGHAWESALRRRYADAKRRHGAARRRVVSTTPCGASGRICLRSTGAAVEDSRNCHRGRPSSTELEPLRMAGCHRGRPSSTELEPLRMAGCHRGRLSWPRLPTASLPSPTVPSDLSMKHEMYR from the exons ATGCGGTGCCATACCACCGTCGACCGGCGTCGTTTGTACAGCCACGCCGCCAGTAAGGTTGAGGGCGAGGGTGCTGCCGGCATGGACCTCGTCAAGCTCCTGGCATCCAGTCACCGCTATCGCTCCCATGCTCCCTGCCGCCTCCAT CACCGGTGCACAAGCATCGGCGTTGTACAAGGCCTTAGTAGTACTACCACCACCGCCCCGGCCCTCCGCCTCTGCCTCCCTATCTCGTCCCCGGCCGCAGCAGCCTCATCATCATCCCCCTTCGCCCCCAATCCTCAATCCTCGCACGAACTGCCCCCGCAACACCCTCCCGGGGGCTCTCCCCGCCGCCCGTACAACGCCCTCGTCGGCGCGCTCTTCGCCGTATCGGCCCGGAGGGGCGTGCGCTGGAAGCCGGAGCCGGGAAGGAGTGCAGCCACCAGCGGGAGACAAGGGGAGGCGCGGTGGTGCTCTCTCTGGTCGCCAGCGCGGCCACCACAGGGGAGAGGGCCAGGGGAAGCGGCGGCATACGACTCTGTAGGCGGATGTAGCGTCTGGCGGGAGGTGACGCGCAGCAGGGAAGGCAACGGCCGGATCCGCGCGCCGGTGAGGCCTGATTGCCATGCGGGGCCGTGGCGGTCAGATCAGGGCCACGCATGGGAATCGGCCTTGCGGCGGCGTTATGCCGACGCAAAAAGAAGGCACGGAGCGGCGCGCCGGCGTGTCGTGAGCACAACACCGTGCGGGGCGAGCGGCAGGATCTGCTTGAGGTCTACTGGCGCTGCCGTCGAGGACTCCAGGAACTGCCACCGAGGACGGCCATCGAGCACCGAGCTAGAACCGCTACGGATGGCAGGCTGCCACCGAGGACGGCCATCGAGCACCGAGCTAGAACCGCTACGGATGGCAGGCTGCCACCGAGGACGATTGTCATGGCCGCGCCTGCCCACTGCCAGTCTCCCGTCTCCTACAG TCCCCAGTGATCTGAGCATGAAGCATGAGATGTACAG ATAA